From Musa acuminata AAA Group cultivar baxijiao chromosome BXJ3-8, Cavendish_Baxijiao_AAA, whole genome shotgun sequence, one genomic window encodes:
- the LOC135644952 gene encoding vicilin Cor a 11.0101-like, translating into MAIRRVEAFLFPLLLLLLSSSCLLASSSKSDPEKKRCVMECRGIPEQQQRKLCVHRCLDHSGEQESGREHNPYYFGRRSYQQWSRTEHGRLEVLERFARRSDHLLGVDNYRLAVLEAEPQTFIMPCHWDAEQVVYVMQGRGTITLLHEERRESHDIKRGDIMRVPAGVIVYAINKASNERLRVAMLLHPVSTPGQIEEYHGAAGRNPQTFYTSFSNEVLEAAFNTPWDKLERMFRSQRKGEIIKITEDQIRALNESKTESWPFGLSNEPYNLLENSPSHSNEHGQLHEATGNECEMLQDLNVDVSITNISERSMMAPNYDTRSTKLAMVVEGRGYIEMACPHRSAERRRTQEESGSQGEQRVRYRTVRSRVSRGSVFVIPAGHPAAVVAAANENLQVLCFGIRSENNRRYYLAGRNNVLHRLDRAAKAMAFGVPAEEVEEVLNAQPESVFMPGPERRREEEEKRRQLVFKYAGF; encoded by the exons ATGGCCATCAGAAGAGTCGAAGCCTTCCTCTTCCCACTTCTCCTCCTGTTACTCTCCTCCAGCTGCCTCTTGGCTTCATCCTCCAAATCTGATCCAGAGAAGAAGCGTTGCGTCATGGAGTGCAGAGGCATTCCGGAGCAGCAGCAGAGGAAGCTATGCGTGCACCGGTGCTTAGACCATTCCGGCGAGCAAGAATCTGGAAGAGAGCACAACCCTTACTACTTCGGACGGCGGAGCTACCAGCAGTGGAGCAGAACGGAGCACGGCCGTTTGGAGGTGCTGGAGAGGTTTGCTCGGAGATCCGACCACTTGCTGGGCGTCGACAACTACCGCCTGGCGGTGTTGGAGGCGGAGCCGCAGACTTTTATCATGCCCTGCCATTGGGACGCCGAACAGGTGGTTTACGTAATGCAAG GGCGTGGGACGATAACACTGCTGCACGAGGAGAGGCGAGAGTCACACGATATCAAGAGAGGAGACATCATGAGGGTTCCGGCGGGGGTGATCGTGTATGCCATCAACAAAGCCAGTAATGAGAGGCTCCGAGTCGCCATGCTCCTCCACCCAGTCTCGACTCCCGGGCAGATTGAG GAGTACCATGGTGCAGCCGGGAGGAATCCACAGACCTTCTACACCAGTTTTAGCAACGAAGTACTGGAAGCTGCCTTCAAT ACTCCGTGGGATAAACTAGAGAGGATGTTTAGGAGCCAGCGGAAGGGGGAAATCATAAAGATAACCGAGGATCAGATCAGAGCATTGAATGAATCCAAAACCGAGAGTTGGCCTTTTGGACTCTCAAATGAGCCATACAATCTGCTGGAGAATAGCCCTTCTCATTCGAATGAGCATGGTCAACTACACGAGGCCACAGGTAACGAGTGCGAGATGCTCCAGGATCTGAATGTGGACGTATCCATTACTAACATCAGCGAG CGATCAATGATGGCTCCAAACTACGACACCCGGTCGACCAAGTTGGCCATGGTGGTGGAAGGAAGAGGCTACATCGAGATGGCTTGTCCCCATCGCTCCGCCGAGCGACGCAGAACCCAGGAGGAGTCGGGATCCCAAGGAGAGCAGCGCGTCCGCTATCGGACCGTGAGATCGCGAGTCTCCCGTGGGTCGGTGTTCGTGATCCCCGCAGGGCACCCGGCTGCAGTTGTGGCCGCTGCGAACGAAAACCTTCAGGTCCTCTGCTTCGGGATACGGTCGGAGAACAACCGGAGGTACTACCTCGCGGGGAGGAACAACGTGCTGCACAGACTCGACAGGGCGGCGAAGGCGATGGCCTTCGGCGTCCCGGCGGAGGAAGTGGAAGAGGTGCTCAATGCGCAGCCGGAGAGCGTGTTCATGCCCGGTCCGGAGCGCCggcgggaagaagaagagaagcggCGGCAGCTTGTCTTCAAATATGCCGGGTTTTGA